A window of Hemibagrus wyckioides isolate EC202008001 linkage group LG03, SWU_Hwy_1.0, whole genome shotgun sequence contains these coding sequences:
- the LOC131351415 gene encoding zinc finger protein 79-like, which translates to MGKGRIHYCSQCGKSFASLSNLNQHMRIHTGEKPFCCSHCGKSFAQPSILKQHMHIHTGVKPHCCSHCGKSFRKKINVKLHERIHTGEKPYHCSDCGKSFTQPSALKSHQSIHTGEKPYCCSLCGNSFRHLNTLKIHERIHTGEKPYYCSHCGKNFAHSHNLKSHQLIHTKDKQHPCSHCEKSFTQLSALKTHQRIHTGEKPYQCSHCGKSFRQLSALKTHQRIHTGEKPYYCSYCGKSFTQSNTLKNHQRIHTGEKPYRCSQCGNSFTQSGALKTHQRLHTGVKPCYCTHCGKTFTCSSALKKHQLIYKSKKCTADHNV; encoded by the coding sequence ATGGGCAAGGGCAGAATTCACTACTGCTCACaatgtgggaagagttttgccAGCCTGAGTAATCTCAATCAACACatgcgcattcacacaggagagaaaccaTTTTGCTGTTCACACTGTGGAAAGAGTTTTGCCCAGCCAAGTATTCTCAAACaacacatgcacattcacacaggagTGAAGCCTCATTGTTGCTCACACTGTGGAAAGAGttttaggaaaaaaattaatgtaaaaCTTCAtgagcgcattcacacaggagagaagccgtatcactgctcagactgtgggaagagttttacacaGCCAAGTGCTTTAAAATCTCACCAgagcattcacacaggagagaagccatattGTTGCTCACTCTGTGGGAATAGTTTTAGacatttaaacactttaaaaattcacgaacgcattcacacaggagagaagccatattACTGCTCACACTGTGGAAAGAATTTTGCACATTCACATAATTTAAAAAGCCACCAGCTCATTCACACTAAAGATAAGCAACATCCATGCTCACACTGTGAGAAGAGTTTTACACAGCTAAGTGCTTTAAAAACTCACCAGCGCATTCatacaggagagaagccatatcagtgttcacactgtgggaagagttttagaCAGCTAAGTGCTTTAAAAactcaccagcgcattcacacgggAGAGAAGCCCTATTACTGTTCAtactgtgggaagagttttacacagtcaaatacattaaaaaatcacCAGCGCATTCATACGGGAGAGAAGCCATATCGATGCTCACAATGTGGGAATAGTTTTACACAATCAGGTGCTTTAAAAACTCACCAACGCTTGCACACAGGAGTGAAACCAtgttactgtacacactgtgggAAGACTTTTACCTGTTCAAGTGCTTTGAAAAAGCACCAGCTTATTTACAAGAGCAAGAAATGTACTGCTGATCACAATGTGTGA